A window of Platichthys flesus chromosome 23, fPlaFle2.1, whole genome shotgun sequence contains these coding sequences:
- the ucmaa gene encoding upper zone of growth plate and cartilage matrix associated a — protein MSWTRVIVLSALTTLLILTFSSVVENAAVRDDSKPADHKGAARQVFMPESEASNFFKRRGRRSVQYYEFQAEQRVRMQKDEQRREYNEEQRNEYENYVEEERDEINERSRETNEQLREYHYDGFYPRSQWFH, from the exons ATGTCCTGGACTCGAGTGATTGTCCTCTCTGCGCTCaccaccctcctcatcctcacct TTTCCAGTGTGGTGGAAAACGCCGCAGTACGGGACGACTCTAAACCAGCCGATCACAAAG GCGCAGCACGGCAGGTGTTCATGCCCGAGTCGGAGGCCTCCAACTTCTTCAAACGTCGTGGTCGCCGTTCGGTCCAATACTATGAGTTCCAAG CTGAGCAGAGGGTACGCATGCAAAAGGACGAGCAGAGGAGGGAGTACaacgaggagcagaggaacgaGTACGAGAACTACGTCGAGGAGGAGCGCGATG AGATAAATGAGCGATCGAGGGAGACCAACGAGCAGCTGAGGGAGTATCACTACGACGGCTTTTATCCCCGCTCCCAGTGGTTCCACTGA
- the phyh gene encoding phytanoyl-CoA dioxygenase, peroxisomal, with amino-acid sequence MSRAADRLKLLIHHLDRPQAAIRAAPTSAQTLTHSSQPHRLRYTLETDLLSPEQRLFYEENGFILIKNLVSEEDIDKFRKEFERICRQRVKVPGLVVMKDVAIVKSEFVQDQRAVSKLQDFQEDPELFRYCNLPQILKHVECFTGPNIMAMHTMLINKPPDAGKKTSRHPMHQDLHYFPFRPADQIVCSWTAMEKVNRQNGCLVVLPGTHKGTLKEHDYPEWEGGVNKMYHGVRGYDSQHQRVHLEMEKGDTVFFHPLLIHGSGMNQTQGFRKAISCHYASAECYYIDVKGTTQENIEEEVKELASRKYAMDEISFKDTWAFRGRLVQGERVSL; translated from the exons CGAGCAGCACCGACCTCAGCTCAAACCCTCACGCACAGCAGCCAGCCACACAGACTGAG ATACACCTTAGAGACGGACCTGCTTAGCCCAGAGCAGCGACTCTTCTATGAGGAGAATGGCTTCATCCTCATCAAGAACCTGGTGTCGGAGGAGGACATCGACAAGTTCAG GAAGGAGTTTGAACGCATCTGTCGACAGAGAGTGAAAGTTCCCGGCTTGGTGGTGATGAAGGACGTGGCAATCGTCAAGTCAGAGTTTGTCCAGGATCAGAGGGCCGTCTCTAAACTCCAGGACTTCCAGGAGGATCCAGAGCTGTTCCGGTACTGCAACTTACCACAG ATCCTGAAGCATGTGGAGTGTTTCACTGGACCAAACATCATGGCCATGCACACCATGCTGATCAACAAACCTCCTGATGCAG GTAAGAAGACGTCCCGTCACCCGATGCATCAGGATCTGCACTACTTCCCGTTCCGACCGGCCGACCAGATTGTCTGCTCCTGGACGGCCATGGAGAAAGTGAACAGGCAGAACGGCTGCTTGGTCGTCCTGCCAGGAACTCACAAGGGCACGCTGAAGGAGCATGACTACCCCGAGTGggag ggtGGGGTGAACAAGATGTATCACGGTGTGCGAGGCTATGACTCGCAGCACCAGAGGGTGCACCTGGAGATGGAGAAGGGCGACACCGTCTTCTTCCATCCGCTGCTCATCCATGGCTCCGGCATGAATCAGACTCAGGGCTTCCGCAAG gccaTCTCCTGCCACTACGCCAGCGCTGAGTGTTATTACATCGACGTGAAAGGAACCACACAGGAAAacatagaggaggaggtgaaggagcttGCGTCCAGGAAGTACGCTATGGACGAAATCTCATTCAAG GATACCTGGGCTTTCAGAGGTCGTCTGGTGCAGGGAGAGAGGGTCTCACTGTGA